Proteins encoded together in one Mycolicibacter minnesotensis window:
- a CDS encoding DoxX family protein, translating to MSVLTSPKTYTGLAAFQAADAVLCAIPAPFISTALDTVECPQQIRPVLPIVKAASAVGLLSVHRFPGLARLTTAALTLYFVLAVGAHVRVRDSVANTVPAASFLALFAAMTLRAPRRWP from the coding sequence ATGAGTGTGCTGACGTCACCGAAGACCTACACCGGGCTGGCTGCTTTCCAAGCCGCCGACGCGGTGCTGTGCGCCATCCCCGCCCCGTTCATCAGCACGGCGCTCGACACCGTCGAGTGCCCGCAACAGATCCGGCCGGTACTGCCGATCGTCAAAGCGGCTTCGGCTGTCGGTCTGTTGTCGGTGCACCGGTTTCCGGGGCTGGCCAGACTGACCACCGCGGCGTTGACGCTGTACTTCGTTCTCGCGGTCGGAGCCCACGTCCGCGTCCGCGACAGCGTCGCCAACACCGTCCCGGCGGCATCGTTTCTGGCCCTGTTCGCGGCCATGACCCTGCGTGCGCCGCGCCGCTGGCCGTGA